The Paramicrobacterium fandaimingii DNA segment TCAAGGGTCTCGGCAGCATCCCCGGTGAGAATCACGATCTTCGACACGAGTACCTCCTTGTACGTGAGCGAAAGTGCTCACCCCTATATTCGGCGATCTTCGATGCCGAAACAAGGCTCAGCACGTGCTGTGCCTCAGAGCAGCCGTTCCGCAAGCGCTGCTTAGCGCATATTGATGAACTGCAGGTCGATGTCGAGGTCACTGCCCTTGAGCAACGCGATCGTCGACTGCAGGTCGTCGCGGCTCTTTGACTGCACGCGCAGTTCGTCACCTTGAATCTGGCTCTTCACGCCCTTGGGAGCCTCGTCGCGGATGATCTTCGAGATCTTCTTCGCCTGATCACTCGCGATGCCGTCTTTCAAGCCGACCTCGATGCGATACTCCTTGCCGCTCGGGTAAGGCTCACCATCTTCGAGGCTCTTGAGAGAGATGCCGCGCTTGATGAACTTGGTCTGCACGACGTCGAGAATCGCC contains these protein-coding regions:
- a CDS encoding YajQ family cyclic di-GMP-binding protein, which encodes MADSSFDIVSKVDKMEAENAVNQARKEVTQRYDFKGTDPSVEWAGESILLKANTEERVKAILDVVQTKFIKRGISLKSLEDGEPYPSGKEYRIEVGLKDGIASDQAKKISKIIRDEAPKGVKSQIQGDELRVQSKSRDDLQSTIALLKGSDLDIDLQFINMR